The sequence below is a genomic window from Sorangiineae bacterium MSr12523.
TTCGCCATGCGCGGGGACGAGGCCGGCCCGCGGACCATCAAAGATTACCGCCGGTTCATCCTGCGCTACCAGTCGCTCACGGCCATGGGCCCCGACGGCCTCTCGCGCATGCTGTTCAAGAATTAGCCCGTACACGTACACGTTCCCGTTCCCCTTCCCGATCTCCTACTCGGGCTTTCTTCGTGTACGGGAACGGGAACGGGAACGTGTACGGGGAAGAAATTCGCTACGTCGAACAGCATTGGCCCTACAGCTGTGTCGTGACCATCGCGCAGGGCGCCCTTCTCTTCGTCGTCGCCAGTGTGGCGGGCGCCCTCAACAGCGTGGCGGGCGGGGGGAGCTTTCTCACGTTTCCCGCGCTCATCTTCGCCGGCGTGCCGCCGGTCATTGCCAATGCAACCAATTCCGTGGCGGTGTGGCCCGGGGGCGTGGCCGGTGCATTTGCATACCGCACGGAATTGCACGAGATGCGGCGCGAGCTCGTGGCGCTCAGCGCCAGCAGCTTTCTCGGCGGCCTCTTGGGCGCGCTGCTCCTTCTGCGCACCACCGATGCGGCCTTCATGGGCCTCGTTCCGTGGCTGCTCCTCGCCGCGACGTCCCTTTTCTCCTTCGGCGGCATCGTCACGCAGCGCATTCGCAGCCTCTCGACGGGGCCCGCCAGCCCGCGCGCACAAATGGTTTCCCTCGTTGCCGTGCAATTCGTCATTGGCATTTATGGAGGCTATTTCGGCGGCGGCATGGGCATCATGATGCTCGCCTCGCTGGCCGTGATGGGCATGACGCGCATCCATGCGATGAACGCGCTCAAAACGGTGCTCACCACGGTCATCAATGGCATTGCCATCGTGGCCTTCATCGCCGCAGGCAAGATCGCATGGGGTTATGCGCTGCTCATGGCCATTGGGGCCACGGGTGGTGGATACATGGGTGCCTTTGCCGCGCGGATGAGCGATCCGAAGTGGATGCGCCGCTTCATCTTGCTCGTCGCCTGGGCCATGACGGCGTGGTTCTTCGTAAAGCAATACGGCGCGCGCTGACTTACAGGTCCTTAAGCTTTCGAGCGCTTACGAAGATGTAAGCGGTGTTTCCAGAGCACGGTGGTTATGAGGACGGGAGAAGCGCGCCGGGTCCCCCGGCCATCTATCGTTCACATGCATCCACTTCGAGTCGTTGCGTTTCTGTTCGCCTTCCTTCTCATCGGTTGCCACGGCCGTGGGGAGGCGAAGTCCAAAGTGACACACGAGCGCCGTCCGGATGGCTCGCTCGTCCTATCGGGGGAAAGCGCGGCGTACGTCCGAGTGGAGCCTGCTTCCCCGGCGTGCCTCGAGCACTCGCGCTCGCTGGTGGCCCACGTGTCGTACGATGAGCGGCACGTCGCCAAGATGGGGCCGCCGGTGGGCGGAAGGGTGGCGAAGATCAATGTCGTGACCGGCGACACCGTGAAGGCTGGCACCGTGCTGCTGACCATTCACGCGCCCGACATCGCCAGTGCGCAGGCGGCGGTGACCAACGCGCACTCTGCGCGGCTGCTCGCGGAAAAGGTGGCGGCGCGTGCGGCGCTGGTGTTCAAGGAGGGGGCCGGCAGTGAAGCCGAGAAGCAACAGGCCGATGCCGCGCTGGTGCAAGCGCAGACCGAAGAGCAGCGCGCCACCGCGGCGCTGGCCGCACTGGGCGGTGCACACGGCACGAGCGACTACGCGTTGCGCTCGCCCATCGATGGCACTGTGGTGGAGCGCAACGTGAGCGTGGGCACGGCGGTGAGCGCGGATCAGGATAGCCCGCTGGTGACGGTGGCCGATCTCGCGACGGTTTGGGTGCTCGCCGACGTCTACGAGCGCGATCTGCCGACGGTGCACATCGGCGACGCCGCCACCGTGCAGGTGCTCGCGTACCCGGATCGAAAGCTCGAAGGCCAGATCACGCACGTGGGCGAGGTCGTCGATCCGCAGACGCGCTCGGCCCGGGCCCGTGTGGAGCTTCCCAATCCGGATCGCTCGCTCCGCCCGGGCATGTTCGCCCGCGTGGAGGTGCGCGGCTCCACCAGCGCCGCCGCCGAGGTGCCCACCAGCGCCTTGTTGGCCCGGCGGGACCAATTTTTCGTCTTTTTGAAGAACAGCGACGGTTCCTACGGCCAGCGTGAAGTGCACATCGGCGAGCAGCACGGTGAGCACACGACCATCGTGTCCGGCATCGGATCCGGCGACAAAGTCGTCACGGAGGGGGCCATCTTGCTCGACACCGAGAGCAACGAAGCGCTCTAGTCGACATGATCGAGCGTATCGTCGAATTCGCGCTGAGGCAGCGCGCGGTCATCGTGGTGGCGGCGGCCATCATCGCCATCCTGGGGCTCTTCGCCTTTCAGCGGTTGCCCATCGAGGCCTACCCCGACGTGGCCGATACGTGGGTCCAGGTCATCACGCAGTGGCCCGGCCACGCGGCCGAGGAGGTGGAACGGCAGATCACCATTCCGGCAGAGCGCGTCCTCAATGGGGTGCCCAAGCAAGTCGCGGTGCGGTCCACGTCGATTGCGGGGCTCAGCGTCATCACCCTCATTTTCGCGGATGGCACCGATAGCTACTTCGCGCGCCAGCAGGTGAACGAGCGTCTCGGCCAGGCCTCACTGCCCGATGGCGTGGCGCCCACGCTCGGGCCGCTCGCCAGCCCCGTCGGGGAAATCTTGCGCTACCGGCTGGTGAACTGCCAGACCACGCACACCCCCGAGTGCACCGACGAGGACGCGCGGATCGATCCCAAGTCGCTCAACGATCTGAAGGACCTCGAAGAGTGGGTGCTCGAGCGTGAGCTGGCGGCCGTCCCCGGCGTGGCCGACGTGGTGAGCTTCGGCGGCACGGTGAAGCAATTCCAGGTGCTGGTCGACCCAACCCAGCTCGCTGCCCGCAACCTCACCATGGACGACGTGGAGAAGGCGCTGACTGCGGCCAACGGCAACGCCGGCGGCGGTGTGGTGCATTTTGGCCGCGCTGCGCTCAACGTGCGCGGCATCGGGCTGCTCACGCCGGACCAGATTGGCGATGTCTCGATTGCCGTGCGCGATGGCACACCCGTGCGCGTTCGCCATGTCGCCACCATCAAAGTGGGCCACCAGCCCCGGCTCGGACGTGTCTCGGTGGACGCCGACAGCGACGTCGTTTCGGCCACGGTGCTCATGCGCAAGGGCGCGCAGACCGACACCGTGCTCGCCGCCCTTCACGAGCGCATCGATGACATCAACCGCCGCATCCTTCCGCGCGGCGTAAAACTGAGCCCGCACAACGACCGCACCGAGCTGATGGATCTCACGACCCACACGGTGATGAAGAACCTGGTCGAGGGCATCGGCCTGGTGACGGTGGTGCTCTTTCTCTTCTTGGGCAACACGCGCGCGGCGCTCATCGTGGCGGTGACCATTCCGCTGTCGCTGCTCATCGCGTTCATTCTGATGGACTCGGCGAAGATCCCCGCGAACCTGCTCTCCATCGGCGCGGTCGATTTCGGGATGATCGTGGACGGATCCATCGTCATGGTGGAAAACGTCTTTCGTCAGCTCGCCGAGAAACAAGAGCGCGGCGAGTCCTACGATTTGCCGCTTCTCGTGCGCGCGGCCAGCCGCGAGGTGGCGCGCCCGGTGGTCTTCGCCATCGCCATCATCGTGACGGCGTACCTGCCGATCTTCACCTTGGAACGGGTCGAGGGAAAGCTCTTCAGCCCGATGGCGTGGACCGTCGCCTTCGCCTTGGGCGGTGCGCTCCTTTTGGCCATCACCTTGGTGCCGGTGTTGACGTCGCTGCTCTTCACCAAGCGCCTGAAAGAGTTTCACAACCCGCTGCTGGAGCTCGTGCGCCGCTCGTATTTGCCGGCGCTGGGACGTGCGCTCGCGCGCCCCCGGCTCGTGTTGGTCGTCGCCGTCGTGCTGGTCCTCGGCGACGTGATCATGGCGCGTTCCATCGGAAGCGAATTCCTTCCGCACCTCGACGAAGGCTCCATCTGGATGCGCGCGTCGATGCCGTCGAATATTTCGCTCGAGGAGGCCGAGGCCCTCGTCGATGGCGTGCACACGCCCTCGCGCGACATGGCGGGCATGCGCGAGATCCTCGGGCGCTACCCGGAGGTGCGCACCTTGAGCGCGCAGATCGGCCGCCCGGACGATGGCACCGATCCCACCGGCTTTTACAATGCGGAGTTTCTGCTTGTCCTCAACGACAAGAAGACGTGGCGTCCCGAGTTCCATGCCGACAAAGACGCGCTCATCGCGGCGATGAATGCCGATTTGTCGATCATCCCGGGCGTCACCTTCGGCTTCTCGCAGCCCATTTCCGACAACATCGAGGAGGCGATCACCGGCGTCAAAGGGCAGCTCGCCATCAAAATCGTGGGCGACGATCTCAATGCGCTCGATGACATTGCCGACCAGATGGCCCGCGCGATCAAGACGGTGCCCGGTGTGGTGGACCTCGGCGTCTTGCGCGAGCTCGGGCAATCCAATGTGCATGTCTCCATCGTGCGCGAGCGGGCAGAGCGCTACGGCATGACCGTGGCCGACGTGGAGGACGCCGTCGAGAAGGGCATCGGCGGCCACGCCG
It includes:
- a CDS encoding sulfite exporter TauE/SafE family protein translates to MYGEEIRYVEQHWPYSCVVTIAQGALLFVVASVAGALNSVAGGGSFLTFPALIFAGVPPVIANATNSVAVWPGGVAGAFAYRTELHEMRRELVALSASSFLGGLLGALLLLRTTDAAFMGLVPWLLLAATSLFSFGGIVTQRIRSLSTGPASPRAQMVSLVAVQFVIGIYGGYFGGGMGIMMLASLAVMGMTRIHAMNALKTVLTTVINGIAIVAFIAAGKIAWGYALLMAIGATGGGYMGAFAARMSDPKWMRRFILLVAWAMTAWFFVKQYGAR
- a CDS encoding CusA/CzcA family heavy metal efflux RND transporter, coding for MIERIVEFALRQRAVIVVAAAIIAILGLFAFQRLPIEAYPDVADTWVQVITQWPGHAAEEVERQITIPAERVLNGVPKQVAVRSTSIAGLSVITLIFADGTDSYFARQQVNERLGQASLPDGVAPTLGPLASPVGEILRYRLVNCQTTHTPECTDEDARIDPKSLNDLKDLEEWVLERELAAVPGVADVVSFGGTVKQFQVLVDPTQLAARNLTMDDVEKALTAANGNAGGGVVHFGRAALNVRGIGLLTPDQIGDVSIAVRDGTPVRVRHVATIKVGHQPRLGRVSVDADSDVVSATVLMRKGAQTDTVLAALHERIDDINRRILPRGVKLSPHNDRTELMDLTTHTVMKNLVEGIGLVTVVLFLFLGNTRAALIVAVTIPLSLLIAFILMDSAKIPANLLSIGAVDFGMIVDGSIVMVENVFRQLAEKQERGESYDLPLLVRAASREVARPVVFAIAIIVTAYLPIFTLERVEGKLFSPMAWTVAFALGGALLLAITLVPVLTSLLFTKRLKEFHNPLLELVRRSYLPALGRALARPRLVLVVAVVLVLGDVIMARSIGSEFLPHLDEGSIWMRASMPSNISLEEAEALVDGVHTPSRDMAGMREILGRYPEVRTLSAQIGRPDDGTDPTGFYNAEFLLVLNDKKTWRPEFHADKDALIAAMNADLSIIPGVTFGFSQPISDNIEEAITGVKGQLAIKIVGDDLNALDDIADQMARAIKTVPGVVDLGVLRELGQSNVHVSIVRERAERYGMTVADVEDAVEKGIGGHAVGEIIEGERRHDLVVRYRADMRDSVDAIRQLLIPVSGGNLVPLSQVADVTILGGASRIYRESNRRYIAIKFGVRERDLGGTVAEAQKRVAKAVHLPPGYTATWGGEFESARRAGRRLAIVIPLTVAAVFILLFAMFRRPREALIILVNVLLTSPCGGMAALLATGTNFSVSSGVGFLALFGVSVQTGVILVSYIKEQRAEGMPLDEAIERAADLRLRPIMMTALVATLGLIPAAISTGIGSDSQKPLAIVVVGGLFSSLTLSLFVLPMLYKVFGPREPLRSRY
- a CDS encoding efflux RND transporter periplasmic adaptor subunit — translated: MHPLRVVAFLFAFLLIGCHGRGEAKSKVTHERRPDGSLVLSGESAAYVRVEPASPACLEHSRSLVAHVSYDERHVAKMGPPVGGRVAKINVVTGDTVKAGTVLLTIHAPDIASAQAAVTNAHSARLLAEKVAARAALVFKEGAGSEAEKQQADAALVQAQTEEQRATAALAALGGAHGTSDYALRSPIDGTVVERNVSVGTAVSADQDSPLVTVADLATVWVLADVYERDLPTVHIGDAATVQVLAYPDRKLEGQITHVGEVVDPQTRSARARVELPNPDRSLRPGMFARVEVRGSTSAAAEVPTSALLARRDQFFVFLKNSDGSYGQREVHIGEQHGEHTTIVSGIGSGDKVVTEGAILLDTESNEAL